A part of Cannabis sativa cultivar Pink pepper isolate KNU-18-1 chromosome 6, ASM2916894v1, whole genome shotgun sequence genomic DNA contains:
- the LOC133039276 gene encoding uncharacterized protein LOC133039276: MPPKGKKTRRTVGEDAPQANVQPPQAEFPMNALLEALRAIPAQQMDRAARQSHHFQIFHRIQVAEFEGGQDPMVAERWLRQIKKNFNTIGTPEEYQVTFAVSKLEGGAADWWETLSRTMETDGMTWREFEEVFREQYFSPSHRRALIGVFDGLRQGDMIVNEFYMKFVELSSYAYPGVVDQPLVIEQFMRRLRPAIRGPIAPLTFNNLTECVTAALRTEAHVEGNEKKNTSRGRGNDQK; encoded by the coding sequence ATGCCTCCAAAAGGAAAGAAGACAAGGAGAACGGTTGGAGAAGACGCCCCTCAAGCTAATGTCCAACCTCCACAAGCTGAATTCCCTATGAACGCACTTCTCGAAGCCTTAAGAGCTATTCCCGCTCAACAAATGGATCGTGCCGCTCGACAAAGTCATCATTTTCAGATCTTTCATCGAATCCAAGTGGCTGAGTTTGAGGGTGGACAAGATCCCATGGTAGCTGAAAGGTGGTTGAGGcagataaagaaaaatttcaacacaATAGGAACACCTGAGGAATACCAAGTTACTTTCGCTGTGTCCAAGTTAGAGGGTGGTGCAGCAGATTGGTGGGAGACCTTGTCCAGGACAATGGAAACTGATGGGATGACTTGGCGAGAATTTGAGGAAGTTTTCAGGGAACAATATTTTAGTCCATCTCACAGGAGGGCTCTTATTGGAGTATTTGATGGTCTAAGACAAGGGGATATGATTGTGAATGAATTTTACATGAAGTTTGTAGAGCTATCCTCTTATGCATATCCTGGTGTTGTTGATCAACCCTTGGTGATTGAACAGTTCATGCGTCGTTTGAGGCCTGCGATACGTGGTCCAATAGCCCCTTTGACCTTTAACAACTTGACTGAGTGTGTGACAGCAGCCTTGCGAACTGAGGCTCATGTAGAGGGGAATGAGAAGAAGAACACAAGCAGAGGAAGAGGAAATGACCAAAAATGA
- the LOC133039277 gene encoding uncharacterized protein LOC133039277, with translation MQNGKVVAYASRQLKPHEKNYPTHDLELAAVIFVLKIWRLSPGKANVVADALSRKPHSTLACLALEDWKRTITMGDYNLQYYEGEEVACISNLVATPVLLQQVKQRQWQDEKLRLIWNRIQDGEQLDGWTINGEGYLYHMGRLVVARYPRT, from the exons ATGCAAAACGGCAAGGTGGTTGCCTATGCTTCTCGACAATTGAAACCACATGAGAAGAATTACCCTACacatgacctagaacttgctGCGGTAATCTTTGTCTTGAAAATTTGGAGAT TATCACCCGGGAAAGCTAATGTAGTAGCTGATGCACTAAGTAGAAAGCCTCATAGTACTTTGGCATGTTTGGCTCTTGAGGACTGGAAAAGGACAATCACAATGGGTGATTATAACTTGCAATACTATGAAGGGGAAGAAGTAGCTTGTATCTCTAACTTAGTGGCTACACCAGTACTACTTCAACAAGTTAAGCAACGTCAGTGGCAAGATGAGAAATTAAGACTTATTTGGAACCGAATCCAGGATGGTGAGCAACTAGATGGGTGGACGATTAATGGTGAAGGGTACCTATACCATATGGGAAGACTAGTTGTTGCGAGATATCCCCGAACTTAG